In the genome of Marinomonas algicola, the window ATTGCACTAGGGGGAGGTAGCCCAATCGACAGTGCAAAGGCCATTAGTATTTTAGGGAAGCTTGGTGGTGAGATGCGCGATTATAAATTCCCTAGAATTGTAAATGAAGAAGGGCTACCTATCATTGCCGTGCCAACTACAGCTGGAACAGGCTCTGAAGTCACTCGGTTCACCATCATTACCGATGAAATGAATGACGAAAAGATGCTTTGTGTTGGGGTTGGCTTTATGCCAGTAGCCGCTGTTGTCGATTACAAATTCACCCTCAGTTTACCGGCACGTATTACCGCTGATACAGGCATTGATGCATTAACTCATGCGATAGAAGCCTATGTAAGTAAGAAGTCAAACCCATACAGTGATAGCCAGGCTATTGCCGCGATGAAGTTAATTGGCCCTAATCTACGCCGCGCTTATCACGATGGCGGCGATAGCAAAGCCCGTGAAGCGATGATGTTAGGTTCTACCCTTGCGGGCGTTGCCTTTTCTAATGCCTCTGTTGCTCTAGTTCATGGTATGAGTAGACCTATTGGTGCCGCCTTTCATGTACCTCATGGGCTTTCAAATGCCATGTTATTACCTGCTGTAACCGAGTTTTCCATCCCAAGTGCCATTGAGAAGTACGCTGATTGTGCACGGGCAATAGGCGTCGCAGATCAAGCTGACACAGATGAAATGGCCAATCAAAAATTGATCGCTGAACTGAGAGCCATTAACGATGAATTACAAGTGCCCACACCAGAGCAATTTGGTATTGACCGGCAGCCGTTTTTTGACTTAATGCCGACGATGGCCGAGCAAGCTCTTGCGTCTGGCTCGCCTAATAATAACCCTGTCGTGCCATCTGCGGAACAAATTATCGATATTTACAAACAGCTTTGGTGAATTACCACTGCGTAACCGAGTCACATAAATAATTCAGTACGATACTAACGATATTAGAGGAATAACAATGAACACCATCGGACACCTAATCAATGGTCAATTAGTCACCACTACTCAGCGCCTACAAGATGTTTATAACCCAGCGACAGGTGAGGTTTCAAAGCAGGTAGCCTTAGCCTCTAAAGAAACAGTAGAAGAAGCCATTTCAGCAGCACAAGCGGCCTTCCCTGCGTGGCGTGATACGCCACCGATTAAAAGAGCCAGAGTCATGTTTCGCTATAAAGAATTGCTAGAACAAAACGCGGATAAAATTTGTGAGTTGATAGGTCAAGAGCATGGAAAAATTTGTCATGATGCGGCTGGTGAGCTACAACGGGGCATTGAAAATGTAGAATTTGCATGTGGTGTACCTGAACTTTTAAAAGGTGAGTTCAGTAAAAATGTTGGACCCAATATTGATTCCTGGAGTGAGTTTCAGCCTTTAGGTGTCGTAGCTGGCATTACCCCTTTTAATTTCCCTGCCATGGTTCCTATGTGGATGTTTCCGCTTGCCATTGCATGTGGCAATACCTTCATTCTAAAACCTTCGGAACGAGACCCTAGTTCGACTCTGTTTCTTGCGCAATTATTAAAAGAAGCAGGTTTGCCAGATGGCGTACTAAACCTTGTTAACGGTGATAAAGAAGCCGTTGATGTATTACTGACTGATGACCGAATTAAAGCCGTAAGTTTTGTAGGTTCAACTCCAATTGCCGAATACATTTATGCTACAGCCAGCGCCAATGGCAAGCGTTGTCAAGCATTAGGAGGGGCTAAAAACCACGCAATTGTGATGCCTGATGCGGATATAGACAATGCGGTAAACCAACTTTTAGGCGCTGCCTTTGGCTCCTCCGGTGAGCGATGCATGGCGTTGTCAGTTGCTGTCGCCGTTGGAGACGAAGCCGCAGATACTTTGGTCGAAAAAATGCAAACCGCTATACAAAACCTAACTGTGGGTGAACACAGTGACAAAAGTAATGATTTTGGCCCCGTCATTACTCGTGAACACCAGCAAAAGGTTGTCGGCTATATTAACAGTGCTGAAACGGATGGCGCTAAAGTGGTCGTTGATGGCCGATCGCCTAGCGTCTCTGGCTTTGAAAACGGTTTTTTTGTGGGGGCAACACTTATTGACTGTGTAACACCTTCCATGCAAAGTTACCAAGAGGAAATTTTTGGTCCCGTTCTGCAAGTCGTTCGTGTCGCGACGATGGAAGAGGCGATGAAACTTATTAATGACCATGAGTACGGAAACGGTACGTGTATCTTCACCCGTGACGGGGAAGCCGCGCGCTATTTCTCAACTCATATTCAAGTAGGTATGGTAGGTATTAATGTACCGCTCCCTGTACCGGTTGCATACCATAGCTTTGGCGGCTGGAAACGTTCGTTATTTGGAGACCTTCATGCCTACGGACCTGATGGCGTTCGCTTTTATACTAAACGCAAAACGATCACACAACGCTGGCCTTCTAGCGGCGTACGTGAGGGCGTCTCTTTTGCCTTCCCTAGCTAAGAAAACCATTAGTTAAAGTAAATAGGTCAGTACTTGTGCTGACCTATTTCTTATTTTGATTAACTTGAATAAATGGTTTATTCGAGCATTTAACAACTTAGTTTGAATAAATTTCATCGCCCAAATGAATTATCAAGCGAATAGATGCGGTAATTTAAATCCTTTTGATTTAGGATTTAAAAAACCGGTAACGAGCATTATTTGGCGCTCTAGACTCGTAAACTTAAGAAGTATAAAAATGAAAAAAAAACTTCCTCCTTTTAATTGGCTCAGATCATTTGAAGTGTCTGCACGCTACTTAAACTTCACGCAAGCAGCTCAAGAACTTAACATGACCCAAGCCGCCGTCAGTCAACAAATAAAAGGGTTAGAGGCTCAATTAGGGACTGAGCTTTTTAAACGTTTGCCAAGGGGCTTAGAGCTCACTAAATCAGGACGCGCTTACATTCCAATAGTGCATGAATCTATAGAGCGACTTATCGAAGTGACAGATGAACTCTTTGGACAAGGGCAGACCAGGCCATTAACCATTCGCTCTAGTTTGATTTTTTTTACAACTTGGCTAGCACCCCGACTCGGGCGTTTTAGAAGAATGCACCCTCATGTAAAGTTAAGATTACCGACTAATATCTGGCTGGAAGAGCTCGACAAAGAGTCAGACATGGAAATTCGTTACGGAATGGGTGACCGTCCTGGTGTGAATTGCCACAGACTCACATGGGATCACCTAATTCCGGTGTGCAGCCCTGCCCTTTTAATTGCTCCGATACCGCTCGTTTCCCCAAACCAACTTTCTGAGCACACTTTGCTTCATGTTGATGGATATAACGAAGGGTGGGCTTATTGGCTTAACAAAACAGGGTTCCAAAATATTGACTCGTCTCAAGGCATTCATTTTGATACATTAATTTCAGCACTCGAAGTCGCCAAATCTGGAGAAGGTATCGTATTAGGAAGAAGTTCTTTGATTAAAGAAATGATCGCTACAGGTCAATTGGTTGCTCCGTTTGAACCAAAACTCCCAACCTGTGAAGCATTTTATTTAGTAAGCTCTAATCGAGACGTTGAACATCCCCATGCTGAATTGTTTCAAGCATGGATTTTAGATGAAGTTGAGCAGTTAAAAAGTACCGATAATAGTTTTGGTATGTGGTAACGCCAAGAGCTACCTTAGCTTTTTTTACATCATTAAATCAAGACATTGAATAATGACTCGAGCCACATATAAACATCTAAACGCAATTGGCTAAATGCGCTAAGCATTCCAAGACAGCAGAGCAACTAAACTTTCTGTCCCATGCCGTTTCGGTCATGCGCTGAAGAAGGTCGATAAATAGCCATAGAGCATAACAAGAAAAGGCTTACTTGATTACGAAAAACAACCAATCAATACAATGCTTTCGACAACTGTTTTATTGATTGTGTAATTTCAGTTTCGCTTAGTGCACCAAAACCGAACCTTAAATGCGTAGGTGTAATTTGGTCGCCAGTATAGAGTGTACTTAGCGTCGAGTCATTGCCAGGCAGCTTTTCTAAAGTCCTCCCGTTAACGAGTTTCGAAATATCTACCCATATGGCCATACCGCCAGTAGGCAAAGTAAAAGAAATTTTATCACCAAAAATTCGCTTAAACTCCTGAGCAGCAAAATCCCTTCTGGTTTGATATTGTTTACGGATTTTACGAATATGTCGCCTTACTTCCCCTGACTCCATCAGTTCCGAGAGAACAATTTCAGAGACAGTATTTCCTTGTCTATCGATCAGCACAATCTCTTGTGCAGCTCTTTCAATAAACTGTGAATCCGCCGCAATGTAACCGAGCCTTAGGCCCGGTGCGAACACTTTCGACATAGATCCGATATGTAGAACGTTCTCCGAGTGAGGGAGACTGGCTAGTGGCGGAATAGGGTTGCTCTCATAATGAAATTCATGATCATAGTCATCTTCAAGTACCGCGAACTTGAATGATTTGGAGAGCTCCAGCAAAGCAAGTCGTCTATCCATAGGCAAGCATACCGTTGTTGGGTATTGATGATGAGGCGTAACATAAATGGCAGCAATGGTATGCTTGGCCAATATGTCTCGTAAATTCTCGATATCCAAGCCGTGTTCATCAAGCTTGCAGGTTATGACTTTAAAACCATTGGATTCAAACGCTGCTCTTGCTGGCAGATAACAAAGGTCTTCCATGATGATAGCTCCTTTGCTTGGATCTAACACCCTTGAAGCGAGGTATATCCCCATTTGACTACCTCTAACAATGCAGATTTGCTCAACTGAGCAGCTCATAAACCTATCGCCAGACAGCATTTTCCTTACTGACTCACGTAACTCTATGGTGCCTCTGGGATCGCCATATCCAAGCTTCGAGTGGCGACTTAGATTGATGCAAACCCTTCGATAGGTTCTCGCGAGTAGTTCATACGGTATTAGTCGTGAGTCAGGTGTTCCGTCATTAACTGTGACAGCACTGTCATAGGAACACACCGCATCCTGATAAAGTACTTCAACCAGTTCTGACGGAGATTTGGCTTTATGCGTGCTATTAACCAAATTTTCGTCAGACCTCGTAGGCCCTAGTTCGGGTAGTGTCTCTGAAACATAGGTGCCTGATCTGGGGCGAGTCTCCAGCCAC includes:
- a CDS encoding CoA-acylating methylmalonate-semialdehyde dehydrogenase, translated to MNTIGHLINGQLVTTTQRLQDVYNPATGEVSKQVALASKETVEEAISAAQAAFPAWRDTPPIKRARVMFRYKELLEQNADKICELIGQEHGKICHDAAGELQRGIENVEFACGVPELLKGEFSKNVGPNIDSWSEFQPLGVVAGITPFNFPAMVPMWMFPLAIACGNTFILKPSERDPSSTLFLAQLLKEAGLPDGVLNLVNGDKEAVDVLLTDDRIKAVSFVGSTPIAEYIYATASANGKRCQALGGAKNHAIVMPDADIDNAVNQLLGAAFGSSGERCMALSVAVAVGDEAADTLVEKMQTAIQNLTVGEHSDKSNDFGPVITREHQQKVVGYINSAETDGAKVVVDGRSPSVSGFENGFFVGATLIDCVTPSMQSYQEEIFGPVLQVVRVATMEEAMKLINDHEYGNGTCIFTRDGEAARYFSTHIQVGMVGINVPLPVPVAYHSFGGWKRSLFGDLHAYGPDGVRFYTKRKTITQRWPSSGVREGVSFAFPS
- a CDS encoding PLP-dependent aminotransferase family protein; the protein is MSNPWETKFWLESSPGKTFHSKLLNKLTTDIQDGRLTPGSMLPGSRSLAEQLSVNRKTVQQVYEELEVQGWLETRPRSGTYVSETLPELGPTRSDENLVNSTHKAKSPSELVEVLYQDAVCSYDSAVTVNDGTPDSRLIPYELLARTYRRVCINLSRHSKLGYGDPRGTIELRESVRKMLSGDRFMSCSVEQICIVRGSQMGIYLASRVLDPSKGAIIMEDLCYLPARAAFESNGFKVITCKLDEHGLDIENLRDILAKHTIAAIYVTPHHQYPTTVCLPMDRRLALLELSKSFKFAVLEDDYDHEFHYESNPIPPLASLPHSENVLHIGSMSKVFAPGLRLGYIAADSQFIERAAQEIVLIDRQGNTVSEIVLSELMESGEVRRHIRKIRKQYQTRRDFAAQEFKRIFGDKISFTLPTGGMAIWVDISKLVNGRTLEKLPGNDSTLSTLYTGDQITPTHLRFGFGALSETEITQSIKQLSKALY
- a CDS encoding iron-containing alcohol dehydrogenase, yielding MSNEIILPRILQVGENASLEIPTILNSLGCSRPLIITDQMMVELGYAKQVQSCLQDNQINSEVFCDTVPEPTVSSIQAGVETVRNGHFDSIIALGGGSPIDSAKAISILGKLGGEMRDYKFPRIVNEEGLPIIAVPTTAGTGSEVTRFTIITDEMNDEKMLCVGVGFMPVAAVVDYKFTLSLPARITADTGIDALTHAIEAYVSKKSNPYSDSQAIAAMKLIGPNLRRAYHDGGDSKAREAMMLGSTLAGVAFSNASVALVHGMSRPIGAAFHVPHGLSNAMLLPAVTEFSIPSAIEKYADCARAIGVADQADTDEMANQKLIAELRAINDELQVPTPEQFGIDRQPFFDLMPTMAEQALASGSPNNNPVVPSAEQIIDIYKQLW
- a CDS encoding LysR substrate-binding domain-containing protein, whose translation is MKKKLPPFNWLRSFEVSARYLNFTQAAQELNMTQAAVSQQIKGLEAQLGTELFKRLPRGLELTKSGRAYIPIVHESIERLIEVTDELFGQGQTRPLTIRSSLIFFTTWLAPRLGRFRRMHPHVKLRLPTNIWLEELDKESDMEIRYGMGDRPGVNCHRLTWDHLIPVCSPALLIAPIPLVSPNQLSEHTLLHVDGYNEGWAYWLNKTGFQNIDSSQGIHFDTLISALEVAKSGEGIVLGRSSLIKEMIATGQLVAPFEPKLPTCEAFYLVSSNRDVEHPHAELFQAWILDEVEQLKSTDNSFGMW